In Schistocerca gregaria isolate iqSchGreg1 chromosome 9, iqSchGreg1.2, whole genome shotgun sequence, a single genomic region encodes these proteins:
- the LOC126291625 gene encoding longitudinals lacking protein-like isoform X2, translated as MHESNNVYLRWSKHQATLVSVFDGLLDSEKLTDCTVSAEGHHLRAHKIILSACSPYFDELFSENCEKHPIIILHDVKYNVLKALLDFMYRGELNVPQEQLSDILKLSDSLRVRGLSGSGCVNNVDMQKRSERNARSVSPGSHSSQPASVSCFTSVQNERGEHMQSFRESPPCVSSQGGGSVEVDSISKAVQKARKNINHTGADERTAQNAFEVITPDVDSVDKLPSQKQLLATTPNSTGGPVASSSQVLKTLLPVSNTTVCSSPYTLIPHQSSCSELKNSSGEMTIAKNERFLIPEAVLPDETSESLSAHQVEVSLETKAEALETNVEIVEDLTLDEDDDYAGAGDYRDVCNSVEVDIGEVTRPSEDLTYEEIFCAQEVNNTCSPFGSVDLSNVSLSASQIVLRNRFICHSCGKSYQHQSGLWRHAKFQCGKEPQFQCPRCNYRCARSDHLKKHMASLRCQLQKKYALFGGDV; from the coding sequence ATGCATGAGAGCAACAATGTTTATTTGAGGTGGAGTAAACATCAAGCTACTTTGGTGTCTGTTTTTGATGGTCTGTTGGACAGTGAGAAGTTAACAGACTGCACAGTCAGTGCTGAGGGGCATCATTTAAGAGCACATAAGATAATTCTCTCGGCCTGTAGTCCATATTTTGATGAACTGTTCTCTGAAAACTGTGAAAAGCACCCAATTATTATTCTGCATGATGTAAAATACAATGTGCTTAAGGCTTTGCTGGACTTTATGTACCGTGGTGAACTAAATGTTCCGCAAGAGCAGCTTAGTGATATTCTTAAACTCTCGGATTCCCTTCGGGTAAGGGGACTGTCTGGCAGTGGGTGTGTGAACAATGTCGACATGCAGAAAAGAAGTGAAAGAAATGCAAGATCAGTGTCTCCAGGATCACACTCATCGCAACCTGCATCTGTGTCATGCTTTACCTCGGTTCAGAATGAGCGAGGAGAACACATGCAGTCATTTAGAGAAAGCCCTCCATGTGTGTCGTCCCAAGGAGGAGGTTCTGTGGAAGTGGACTCCATTTCTAAAGCTGTTCAAAAGGCCAGAAAAAATATCAATCACACTGGTGCTGATGAGAGAACAGCTCAAAATGCGTTTGAAGTCATTACCCCTGATGTTGATAGTGTGGATAAACTTCCATCTCAAAAGCAATTACTGGCCACAACCCCTAACtcaactggtggaccagttgcCAGCTCATCTCAGGTGCTAAAAACCTTGCTGCCTGTAAGCAACACCACTGTATGTTCGTCACCATACACTCTGATTCCTCATCAGTCTTCATGTAGTGAGTTGAAAAACTCTAGTGGGGAAATGACCATTGCGAAAAATGAACGGTTTCTGATACCGGAAGCAGTATTACCTGATGAAACGTCAGAAAGTCTGAGTGCACACCAGGTAGAGGTATCTCTAGAAACAAAAGCAGAGGCCCTTGAGACTAATGTGGAAATTGTAGAAGACCTTACTCTCGATGAGGATGATGATTATGCTGGTGCCGGTGATTATCGTGATGTTTGTAACAGTGTTGAAGTTGACATTGGGGAAGTCACGAGACCGAGTGAAGATCTTACATACGAAGAGATTTTTTGCGCTCAGGAAGTTAATAATACGTGTTCACCGTTTGGCAGTGTTGATTTGAGTAACGTGTCTCTGTCAGCATCTCAGATAGTATTACGTAATCGGTTTATTTGTCATTCTTGTGGGAAGTCTTACCAGCATCAATCAGGGCTGTGGAGACATGCGAAGTTTCAGTGTGGCAAAGAACCGCAGTTTCAGTGTCCTCGCTGCAATTATCGCTGTGCTAGGAGTGATCATTTAAAAAAACATATGGCTTCTCTTCGTTGCCAGCTGCAGAAAAAATATGCTCTTTTTGGAGGGGATGTGTAA